A genome region from Candidatus Hydrogenedentota bacterium includes the following:
- a CDS encoding NAD(P)H-dependent oxidoreductase subunit E, with the protein MTEVHQDVCVHGETATEEELLARLDEVLEDYKDTAGALIPVLQIAQSMFGYLPECALKRIAEALDKPFSEVAGVVGFYSFFSTEPRGRHLVRVCLGTACYVRGGKNVLDALKGSLKVDVGRTTQDRMFSLDVGRCFGACGLAPVIMVDDQVHQGVKPTQIGRILEQYRDGGENGKGEVS; encoded by the coding sequence ATGACAGAAGTGCATCAGGATGTATGTGTCCATGGTGAAACCGCCACGGAAGAAGAACTGCTGGCGCGCCTGGACGAAGTGCTCGAGGACTACAAGGACACGGCCGGCGCCCTGATACCGGTGCTGCAAATCGCGCAGAGCATGTTCGGATACCTGCCCGAGTGCGCGCTGAAGCGCATTGCGGAGGCCCTGGACAAGCCCTTCAGCGAGGTGGCGGGCGTGGTGGGGTTTTACTCGTTCTTCTCCACCGAGCCGCGGGGCCGCCACCTGGTGCGGGTCTGCCTGGGCACCGCCTGCTATGTGCGCGGCGGCAAGAACGTGCTGGACGCGCTGAAAGGCAGCCTGAAGGTGGACGTGGGCCGGACCACCCAGGACCGGATGTTCTCGCTGGACGTGGGCCGCTGTTTCGGCGCCTGCGGCCTGGCGCCGGTGATCATGGTGGACGACCAGGTTCACCAGGGGGTGAAGCCCACGCAGATTGGGCGGATTCTTGAACAGTACCGCGACGGCGGCGAGAACGGCAAGGGAGAAGTGTCATGA